The genomic stretch GTTGCGCCCCGGATTGTTCGGGAGGCTGCGCAGTCCGTTATAAAAGAGCAGGCGTCCCGTCACCTCGAGAGTCAGCGATTTGTGAATGCGTTCGCCCTGCGCGAAGTCTACCGTCCCGTAACCGTAGAATCCCTCGCGGATGTGCACCTCGGTATAGGGCGTATCCGATTGAAACGTCCGCGTTGCCAGGTCAAACCGGCCCGCTCCTCCATCACGCAGGTAATCATAACGGATCGAGTCGAGTTCGATGCCCGGTTGCAGATTCGGATCATACAACCCGTCGGAAACACGGTTCTGCGGGATACCGTCGCGATCCACGCGGAGTTCCCAGGGATTCAGATTCCATGGCCGGAACAGCAGGGGCTGCCCGACGTTGCCGTAGTCCAGCGGATACATGCCGGGATACCGCCGCAGCAGATCGCTGAGATCTTCATACGGCAGTGTCCACAGGTCTTTCTGCCGGAATACCGGTCCCTGGCACCACGCCGCGCCTGCGGCGAGGATGAAAGCAAGAACGAAAAGTGCGGTACGTTTCACGAGACTTTCAAGGCCCTTTCAAGCCGGGGCACAAAAGGAACAACGATGATGAGGAACACGAGCGTGTTGGAGATCAGATGAATGAGCGCGAACGGCACGCCGGCCGCCAGTGTCACCCACATCTCGGAAACAGAAAACCCGGCCATCACGGGAAAGGCCAGGTTCGTTATCAAATCGAAAAATAGAGTGGCGACGATTCCGAGTCCGACCATGACACTCGCATACCATGTGCCTTTCTCGCGTCCGCGCACGAGAAACGCCGCCAGCGATCCGGCCAATCCCGCCGCCGCCATGCCGATGACCTGCGCCACGAGCACAAGTCCGAGCGAGCTTCCCATGGGGTTGAAGCCGGCAAACAGAGCCTCGGTCAGACCTCCGGTCAGCAATCCCCCGCCCGGCCCGAGCATGAACCCGGCGATAAAGCAGATCGCCGTTACCAGTTCAACATTGGGTATGCCGCTCAGCGCGACTCCCGCCACCAGTCCCAGCGCGACGAACATCGCCAGACGCGTGAGCAGGAGCGGCGGACGACCCAGCCGGGACTCGATACTCATCTGCATCTCCCCGCCAAAGCGGAGAGCCTCCACCTGAACCTTACGACCGAAGGATACTGTATACGGCTGGCAGGTCTCCTGGCTGAGCGCGGCATTCAGTGAAGAAAGCCGCGCTTTCACAGTTGCGGGTCAGCGACGGAATCACACCGTCTTCCCTATTCTTCCGCTTGCGCGGACACCAACCGCTGGTGTGCAAACAAAGAACAAAAAGCAGATCGCCGAGGCAATCGAAACTACTTCGCGGCCTCAGCCGTTGCCGTGGTCTCGGGGACGATCACGCGAGCCTTCTCCTTGATACGCGCCTTCTTGCCCTTCAATCCGCGCAGGTACGTGAGCTTCGCACGGCGGACGCGGCCTTTGCGCATCACTTCGATGCGCGCCACGGACG from bacterium encodes the following:
- a CDS encoding ECF transporter S component; its protein translation is MSIESRLGRPPLLLTRLAMFVALGLVAGVALSGIPNVELVTAICFIAGFMLGPGGGLLTGGLTEALFAGFNPMGSSLGLVLVAQVIGMAAAGLAGSLAAFLVRGREKGTWYASVMVGLGIVATLFFDLITNLAFPVMAGFSVSEMWVTLAAGVPFALIHLISNTLVFLIIVVPFVPRLERALKVS